In the genome of Magnolia sinica isolate HGM2019 chromosome 2, MsV1, whole genome shotgun sequence, one region contains:
- the LOC131237404 gene encoding RING-H2 finger protein ATL78-like, protein MLSSSSSLFGSFLGNLYSRRLLLHNPLYHPPPTVAAAPIAAANHDSSQTLMGESTFDANVVMILSILLCAVICALGLNSIIRCALRCSNRVVFQSRDRTTAARLANKGVDRKALKTFPTLAYSTSLKLPECTICLTDFLDGEQVRVLPKCKHGFHLNCIDKWLASHSSCPNCRQCLVDTCRKIVGCNEAPAPLEPSDALHSVIVPLEPEGLIIGYRSVC, encoded by the coding sequence ATGTTGTCTTCCAGCTCTTCCTTGTTTGGCTCTTTTCTAGGCAACTTATACTCAAGGAGATTGCTACTACACAATCCTTTGTACCATCCACCTCCCACAGTAGCAGCTGCACCTATCGCGGCAGCCAACCACGATTCATCCCAGACCCTCATGGGTGAGAGTACCTTCGATGCCAACGTCGTCATGATCCTTTCCATCCTCCTTTGTGCGGTAATTTGCGCTCTGGGCCTCAACTCAATCATCAGGTGTGCGCTAAGGTGCTCAAACCGAGTGGTCTTCCAGTCTAGGGACCGGACCACAGCAGCCCGCCTAGCCAACAAGGGTGTCGATAGGAAAGCTCTCAAGACCTTCCCAACGCTAGCCTACTCGACGAGCTTGAAGCTGCCCGAGTGCACCATCTGCCTAACGGACTTCCTTGACGGTGAGCAGGTGCGGGTCTTGCCAAAGTGCAAACATGGGTTCCATCTCAACTGCATCGACAAATGGCTTGCGTCGCATTCGTCATGTCCCAATTGCAGGCAATGTTTAGTAGACACATGTCGGAAGATCGTTGGCTGTAATGAGGCCCCGGCGCCATTGGAGCCGTCAGATGCATTGCATTCAGTCATTGTACCGTTGGAACCTGAAGGTTTGATAATTGGTTATCGAAGTGTTTGTTAA
- the LOC131237403 gene encoding RING-H2 finger protein ATL78-like: METPTTTLHSPLSTYINLSHHTQLDKISINFTMMSSSSSSFGSFTSNSYSRRLLLHNPLYNPPATVAAAPITVAGRNSSQPLMSERTFNANVAMILSIFLCAVICALALNAIIRCIQRCSNQVAIRSRDRASMACLANKGVDRKALKAFPKLTYSTSLKLPECTICLSDFLDGERVRVLPKCNHGFHLSCIDKWLSSHSSCPNCRQCLVDTCRKIVGCNEGLDPSEPSDALHSVIVPLEPEGLINSYRSVF; this comes from the coding sequence ATGGAAACACCAACAACTACACTACACTCTCCCCTATCCACTTATATAAATCTTTCCCATCACACCCAACTCGATAAAATTTCGATCAACTTCACCATGATGTCTTCCAGCTCGTCCTCGTTTGGCTCTTTTACAAGTAACTCGTACTCAAGGAGACTGCTACTTCACAATCCATTGTACAATCCACCCGCCACGGTAGCAGCTGCGCCAATCACAGTGGCGGGTCGCAATTCATCCCAGCCCCTCATGAGTGAGAGAACCTTCAATGCCAATGTCGCCATGATCCTTTCCATCTTCCTTTGTGCTGTAATTTGCGCGCTGGCCCTCAACGCAATCATCAGATGTATACAAAGGTGCTCGAACCAAGTGGCCATCCGGTCTAGGGATCGGGCCTCAATGGCTTGCCTAGCCAATAAGGGTGTCGATAGGAAAGCTCTCAAAGCCTTCCCGAAGCTAACCTACTCGACGAGCTTGAAGCTGCCTGAGTGCACCATCTGCCTCTCGGACTTCCTCGATGGTGAGCGAGTGCGGGTCTTGCCCAAGTGCAACCATGGGTTCCATCTCAGTTGCATCGACAAATGGCTTTCATCACATTCGTCTTGTCCCAATTGCAGGCAATGTCTAGTAGATACATGTCGGAAGATTGTTGGCTGTAATGAGGGTCTGGATCCATCGGAGCCGTCGGATGCATTGCATTCGGTCATTGTACCATTGGAACCTGAAGGTTTGATAAATAGTTATCGAAGTGTTTTTtag